A window of Sulfurimonas gotlandica GD1 contains these coding sequences:
- a CDS encoding PAS domain-containing sensor histidine kinase: MPFEIKDLKEHNSELLKLLTQHLPDMLWVKDLNGIYLYANQSICDGLLMAKDTDEPIGKNDVFFALREREAHKESPDWHTFGELCFNSDQVVIDNNKAMKFEEYGNVKGELLYLEVYKAPFYDKDENIIGTVGAGRDITKLKKIQLDLEESLKILDQQREQLKSFNVNLEKRVKEEIEKQQNQERLMIHQSRQAAMGEMVESIAHQWRQPLNIIGLATANLETQYTLGLMSEQEFHEKMEIVSLNINYMSETIDDFRNFLNPEREMISFSPQKSIEDVLTILNAQLKSNKIIHTLTVNCDIFFYGVENEFKQVMFILLNNAVDAIKINIEEKNIEQGNITITLSCKNNQGIIEVYDNGNGIDADIIDSIFDPYFTTKYHSHGVGIGLYIAKNIIETRMKGALSVQNIKSGSCFTISLPLISDRF, encoded by the coding sequence ATGCCATTTGAAATTAAAGATTTAAAAGAGCACAATTCAGAATTGCTAAAACTTCTTACTCAGCATCTACCAGATATGTTGTGGGTTAAAGATTTAAATGGAATATATCTTTATGCAAATCAATCTATATGTGACGGCTTACTAATGGCAAAAGACACAGATGAACCTATAGGCAAAAATGATGTCTTTTTTGCTCTTCGAGAGAGAGAAGCCCACAAAGAAAGTCCAGATTGGCATACTTTTGGTGAACTATGTTTTAACTCTGATCAAGTTGTCATAGATAACAATAAAGCTATGAAATTTGAAGAGTACGGAAATGTAAAGGGAGAGCTACTTTACCTAGAAGTATATAAGGCTCCATTTTATGATAAAGATGAAAATATAATAGGGACAGTGGGTGCAGGGCGTGATATAACAAAACTTAAAAAAATACAACTAGATTTAGAAGAAAGTCTTAAAATTTTAGATCAACAAAGAGAACAGCTAAAATCATTTAATGTTAATCTTGAAAAGCGAGTTAAAGAAGAGATTGAAAAACAGCAAAATCAAGAACGTTTAATGATTCATCAGTCTCGTCAAGCTGCGATGGGTGAGATGGTTGAGTCAATTGCACATCAGTGGCGACAACCTCTAAATATTATTGGATTAGCAACAGCCAACTTAGAAACTCAGTACACTCTTGGTCTGATGAGTGAGCAAGAGTTTCATGAAAAAATGGAGATTGTCTCTCTTAACATCAACTATATGTCTGAGACAATTGATGATTTTCGTAATTTTCTCAATCCTGAGAGAGAAATGATCAGCTTTTCTCCGCAAAAAAGTATTGAGGATGTTTTAACGATTCTCAATGCTCAACTTAAGAGTAATAAAATTATTCATACTTTAACTGTTAACTGTGATATATTTTTCTATGGTGTTGAGAATGAGTTTAAGCAGGTAATGTTCATTTTACTAAACAATGCAGTAGATGCTATTAAGATAAATATTGAAGAAAAGAATATAGAACAAGGTAATATTACTATCACACTAAGTTGTAAAAATAATCAAGGAATCATAGAAGTATACGATAATGGCAATGGCATAGATGCTGACATAATAGACTCAATCTTTGATCCATATTTTACTACTAAGTATCACTCACATGGAGTGGGAATAGGGCTTTATATTGCCAAAAATATTATTGAAACAAGAATGAAAGGTGCATTAAGCGTGCAAAATATTAAATCTGGCAGTTGTTTTACTATTTCATTGCCTTTGATCAGTGACAGATTTTAA
- a CDS encoding D-alanine--D-alanine ligase — translation MKIEIITTPNYYLKETEFVTLDAYNSVLDSINKMDHVVELTVCKSIEDLESVVQRKPDLVILAVKYIAIKNEEDIWLSEYFARNNINHSGSLRETLKFDSDKILAKTFLRSKGINTAKYFTAVPGEYKSTYALPIGYPLFLKPLDAANGKGIDNLSIVNSFAEFQSKVLSLYEIFDTPVLVEEYIDGQEFAIAIIQTKDANLLVSALEVIPPESTKALRILGEKVKKDDTEVLRKTEDNFLMDRIKTLAIDAYIDLEIRDYGLINVKTNKYGHCFFIGINLTPDIGNTSSYFPIACEMAHDLSYDQVISLIVEEGLHRFP, via the coding sequence ATGAAAATAGAAATTATAACAACACCAAATTACTACTTAAAAGAAACAGAATTTGTAACGCTTGATGCGTACAATAGTGTTTTAGACTCAATTAATAAGATGGATCATGTAGTTGAACTAACCGTATGTAAATCAATTGAAGATCTAGAAAGTGTAGTGCAAAGAAAACCTGATCTTGTTATCTTGGCAGTAAAGTATATTGCTATTAAAAACGAAGAAGATATTTGGCTATCTGAATATTTTGCAAGAAATAATATCAACCATTCAGGTTCATTAAGAGAAACTTTAAAATTTGATTCTGACAAAATATTAGCCAAAACTTTTTTAAGGAGTAAAGGTATAAATACTGCAAAATATTTCACTGCTGTTCCTGGAGAGTACAAATCTACTTATGCTTTACCAATCGGATACCCTCTTTTCTTAAAACCATTAGATGCTGCAAATGGAAAAGGAATTGACAATTTATCAATTGTAAATAGTTTTGCAGAATTTCAAAGTAAAGTATTATCTTTATATGAAATATTTGATACTCCTGTCCTGGTTGAGGAGTATATAGATGGTCAGGAGTTTGCTATTGCTATTATCCAAACAAAAGATGCTAATTTATTAGTATCAGCTCTTGAAGTAATACCACCAGAATCAACAAAAGCTCTAAGAATTTTAGGAGAAAAAGTTAAAAAAGACGACACTGAAGTACTTAGAAAAACTGAAGATAATTTTCTTATGGATAGAATAAAAACACTTGCCATAGACGCCTATATTGATTTAGAAATTAGGGATTATGGATTAATTAATGTTAAAACAAACAAGTATGGACACTGTTTTTTCATTGGAATAAACCTTACTCCTGATATTGGAAATACTTCAAGTTATTTTCCTATTGCATGTGAAATGGCGCATGATTTAAGCTACGATCAGGTTATTAGCCTCATCGTAGAGGAAGGCTTGCATAGATTCCCGTAA
- a CDS encoding RES domain-containing protein produces MFEDYIQPIMNVYQPIISPLASHNTNLFYRARKCLNNEPFYHIKHLYNPPNPSGRAFSSLSKPTLYGSSSIQTSLAEIEVKIGDLVNIAIFDYTEIMKDDFWFVGQLGTFYKSQEETRYLENLNVLHKPFHTDEEVLISLVFKDLLINEIFSTLSSDEDRYELNQFLIENVEKSISKDRRFNGVVFISTKDAPGVNFAIYGEAIKDLKLSIVNLIEITSIDDYGCIGYKHLQSLSSQDGNLHWSKDI; encoded by the coding sequence ATGTTCGAAGATTACATTCAACCTATTATGAATGTATATCAGCCAATTATTTCACCATTAGCCAGTCATAACACTAATCTATTCTATCGGGCACGTAAGTGCCTAAATAATGAACCTTTTTATCATATTAAACATTTATATAATCCGCCAAACCCATCTGGAAGAGCATTTTCATCTTTAAGTAAACCAACTTTATATGGCTCGTCTTCTATTCAAACAAGTTTAGCAGAAATAGAAGTAAAGATAGGTGACTTAGTAAATATTGCCATTTTTGACTACACTGAGATAATGAAAGATGATTTTTGGTTTGTTGGTCAACTTGGAACATTCTATAAATCACAAGAAGAGACACGATATCTAGAAAATTTAAATGTTTTACATAAACCATTTCATACAGATGAAGAAGTTCTTATTTCACTCGTATTTAAGGATTTGCTAATTAATGAAATATTTTCAACTCTCTCTAGTGATGAAGATAGATATGAACTAAATCAATTTTTGATAGAAAATGTTGAAAAGTCTATTTCGAAAGATAGAAGATTTAATGGTGTTGTATTTATTAGTACAAAAGATGCACCTGGTGTAAATTTCGCAATATACGGAGAGGCTATTAAAGATTTGAAATTGAGTATAGTTAACTTAATTGAAATTACTAGTATTGATGACTATGGATGTATTGGCTATAAACACTTACAAAGTTTATCTTCACAAGACGGTAACTTGCATTGGAGTAAAGACATATAA
- a CDS encoding PAS domain-containing sensor histidine kinase, with amino-acid sequence MKKLRYKEILENISDWLWEVDSSGVYTYCSENVYNFLGYHADKVEGKTPFDFMSEEEAIRVKEVFAAYVEKKENIVNMENTHTHKDGHKVTVLTSAIPILDNNGNLLGYQGIDKDITDIREVERSLKENRKLLAQQTRMAQMGEMISMIAHQWRQPLGAISSASIDLQIKMELESFDLTKEDGREKYREYFFHKIKDINEYVQNLTATIDDFRNFYKPNKESVCVKLDEVISKSLNIIQASLLNDNIQIIKNYNSNIDIELYSNEMIQVILNILKNAQDNFNEKDIEKRYIKISTKDKTISICDNGGGIAEELMDKIFNPYFSTKDEKSGTGLGLYMAKTIIEKHHAGNINATNTDDGVCFKIELGDICI; translated from the coding sequence ATGAAAAAGCTGCGTTATAAAGAAATACTCGAAAATATTAGTGACTGGCTATGGGAAGTAGACAGTAGTGGTGTATATACTTATTGTAGTGAAAATGTTTATAATTTTTTGGGTTACCATGCTGACAAAGTGGAAGGCAAGACACCATTTGACTTTATGAGTGAAGAAGAAGCTATCCGAGTTAAGGAAGTATTTGCTGCTTATGTTGAAAAAAAAGAAAATATAGTAAACATGGAAAATACGCATACTCATAAAGATGGGCATAAAGTTACTGTATTGACAAGTGCTATTCCCATTTTAGACAACAATGGAAACTTACTTGGATATCAAGGTATCGATAAAGATATTACAGATATTAGAGAAGTAGAAAGAAGCCTTAAAGAGAATCGAAAACTACTTGCACAACAAACGAGAATGGCACAAATGGGTGAAATGATAAGTATGATTGCTCATCAGTGGCGACAACCTCTTGGTGCAATTTCATCAGCTTCTATAGATCTACAGATAAAGATGGAACTGGAATCTTTTGATTTGACAAAAGAAGATGGCAGAGAGAAATATAGAGAGTATTTTTTTCATAAAATAAAAGATATAAATGAGTATGTACAAAATCTAACAGCTACTATAGATGATTTTAGAAATTTTTATAAACCAAATAAAGAATCAGTGTGCGTAAAACTAGACGAGGTGATTTCAAAGTCATTAAATATAATCCAAGCCTCACTCCTAAATGACAATATCCAAATAATCAAGAACTATAATTCAAATATTGATATAGAACTTTACAGTAATGAGATGATTCAGGTTATCCTAAATATCTTGAAAAATGCTCAAGATAACTTTAATGAAAAAGATATAGAAAAAAGATATATTAAAATTAGCACTAAAGATAAAACAATCTCAATATGTGATAATGGCGGAGGTATTGCAGAAGAGCTAATGGATAAAATATTTAACCCTTACTTCTCTACCAAAGACGAAAAAAGTGGAACAGGGTTGGGATTATATATGGCTAAGACGATTATTGAAAAGCATCATGCGGGAAATATAAATGCAACAAATACAGATGATGGAGTCTGTTTTAAAATAGAGTTGGGAGATATTTGTATATAA
- the uvrB gene encoding excinuclease ABC subunit UvrB, whose product MKKEANFKVNSPYQPAGDQPTAIKVLSESILKGNRYQALEGVTGSGKTYTMAKVIENVKMPTIIMTHNKTLAAQLYSEFREFFPNNHIEYFVSYYDYYQPEAYIPRQDLFIEKDSAINDELERMRLSSTANLLSYDDVIVIASVSANYGLGDPEEYLNMVQALEVGDEIPQKKLLLRLVEMGYSRNDTYFDSGHIRVNGESLDIYPPYFEQEAIRIEFFGDEIEAIYTFDIIDNKKLEEHKKFTIYATSQFSVSQEKMAVAIKRIEEELDERLAYFQSAGKLLEHQRLKQRVEFDLEMLQTTGMCKGVENYSRLLTNKKPGEAPFTLLDYFALNHKDYLVIVDESHVSLPQYRGMYAGDRARKEVLVDYGFRLPSALDNRPLKADEYINKAPHYLFVSATPAEYELEMSSVTAHQIIRPTGLLDPILEIKPSDNQVEDIHDEIKIIAAKNERILITVLTKKMAEALTKYLADLGIKVQYMHSDIDTIERNQIIRALRLGEFDVLIGINLLREGLDLPEVSLVAILDADKEGFLRSETALIQTIGRGARNSNGRVILYANKITKSMQKAIDTTTSRREIQEAYNKENGITPTTTIRKLDANLKVEDHGDIYQKHKKMDKMPASEKKVITKELMLKMKQAAKELNFEEAARLRDEIMKIKQL is encoded by the coding sequence ATGAAAAAAGAAGCTAACTTTAAAGTAAACTCACCTTATCAACCGGCTGGAGATCAGCCTACTGCTATAAAAGTCTTAAGTGAATCAATTCTAAAAGGCAATAGATATCAGGCTCTTGAAGGTGTTACTGGCAGCGGTAAAACCTACACTATGGCTAAGGTTATAGAGAATGTAAAGATGCCTACTATCATCATGACTCACAATAAAACTCTTGCTGCTCAGCTGTACAGTGAGTTTAGAGAATTCTTTCCAAACAATCATATTGAATACTTTGTAAGTTACTACGATTATTATCAACCTGAGGCTTACATACCACGACAAGATTTGTTTATAGAAAAAGATAGTGCTATAAATGATGAGCTAGAGCGTATGAGACTCTCTTCAACTGCTAATCTTCTCTCTTATGATGATGTTATTGTTATTGCATCTGTATCTGCCAACTATGGGCTAGGTGACCCTGAGGAATACCTCAATATGGTTCAAGCTTTAGAAGTTGGAGATGAGATTCCTCAGAAAAAACTTCTTCTTCGTTTAGTTGAAATGGGATACAGCCGAAACGACACTTATTTTGACAGTGGACATATACGAGTAAATGGAGAAAGTCTAGATATCTATCCTCCCTACTTTGAACAAGAAGCTATTCGAATAGAGTTTTTTGGAGATGAGATAGAAGCAATATATACTTTTGATATTATCGACAATAAAAAACTCGAAGAGCATAAAAAATTTACTATCTATGCGACTTCACAATTCAGTGTAAGCCAAGAGAAGATGGCGGTCGCTATAAAACGTATCGAAGAAGAGCTTGATGAAAGACTTGCATACTTTCAATCAGCAGGAAAACTTTTAGAGCACCAAAGACTAAAACAGAGAGTTGAATTTGATTTAGAGATGCTACAAACTACAGGCATGTGTAAAGGTGTAGAGAACTACTCAAGACTTCTTACAAACAAAAAACCAGGAGAGGCTCCATTTACTCTTCTTGACTACTTTGCCCTTAATCATAAAGACTATCTGGTTATAGTTGACGAGTCTCATGTTTCTCTTCCGCAGTATCGTGGAATGTATGCAGGAGACAGAGCTAGAAAAGAGGTTTTAGTTGATTATGGTTTTAGACTTCCTAGTGCCTTAGACAACAGACCTCTCAAAGCTGATGAGTACATAAATAAAGCTCCTCACTATCTTTTCGTATCTGCTACACCTGCTGAGTATGAACTGGAAATGTCTAGTGTTACCGCACATCAGATTATTAGACCAACTGGATTACTTGATCCAATTTTAGAAATTAAACCTTCAGATAATCAGGTTGAAGACATACATGATGAAATAAAAATAATTGCTGCAAAAAATGAGAGAATTCTAATAACAGTTCTGACAAAAAAGATGGCTGAAGCTCTAACAAAATATTTAGCAGACCTAGGTATTAAAGTTCAGTATATGCACTCTGATATTGACACTATTGAACGTAATCAAATCATTCGCGCTTTGAGACTTGGTGAGTTTGATGTTCTAATAGGTATAAATCTGCTTCGCGAAGGTTTAGACCTTCCGGAAGTATCTCTTGTAGCCATTCTAGATGCTGACAAAGAAGGATTTTTAAGAAGTGAGACTGCACTCATCCAGACCATAGGTCGAGGAGCAAGAAACTCAAACGGTAGAGTTATACTATATGCGAATAAAATTACAAAATCGATGCAAAAAGCAATTGACACAACAACTTCCAGGAGAGAGATTCAAGAAGCATATAACAAAGAGAATGGAATCACTCCAACTACTACTATCCGCAAACTAGATGCAAATCTAAAAGTAGAAGATCATGGTGATATTTACCAAAAACACAAAAAAATGGATAAAATGCCAGCATCAGAGAAGAAAGTTATTACAAAAGAACTTATGCTTAAAATGAAACAAGCTGCAAAAGAGTTAAACTTTGAAGAAGCTGCTAGACTTCGTGATGAAATAATGAAAATAAAACAACTTTAG
- a CDS encoding putative bifunctional diguanylate cyclase/phosphodiesterase, with translation MNFYNFMHKQILILIGLFASTGLSYVFIGSLYSSYLPEISWYLLIILVSFWGHKLYKSYSHNNYSIEEKEKWLMQTRYFLFTYFSIWTIIFFVYVSRDAVELHYIAIATQLGVSVVSTTILVSEKKLSLFILSSSMLPITIYLILVGEPYSYLLAILTIVLGWVLLYASRNTYNYLQKSKFQAYHDYLTKLGNRRYFIELLENAIKLQKNDHKYVYLLLIDLDHFKTINDTLGHDVGDLLLCEVANRMSMISKKHGAHVSRLGGDEFCILSSTCRDKDVCLNNAIAFANELLDSIKQTYVIQEHHMYISASIGVSIIDNPKMKAGTFIKEADIAMYEAKSQGRDGVMIFNDELSIRVERKLEIERFLHFALENNEITLQYQPQLNSNSEVIGCEVLVRWHNEHLGQVGPDEFIPIAEQTGFIVELGYFILEEAFKTFSDWDKKGIYLEQLSINISMRQMFHNTFTDDVAKLCKKYLNPKLSSKLMFEMTETSVAEDITKLINTMNKIKQCGIRFSMDDFGTGYSSLSYLRQIPIDELKIDKSFIFELDDTSKSTNMVKTILNIAKNLNLSIVAEGVETQLQKEFLIEEKCDILQGYHFSKPVDKHEFEKYVQVIEVT, from the coding sequence ATGAACTTTTACAACTTTATGCATAAACAGATTCTTATCTTAATAGGACTCTTTGCAAGCACAGGACTATCTTATGTCTTTATAGGCAGTCTATACTCCTCATATCTTCCTGAAATATCATGGTATCTACTTATTATTTTAGTTTCTTTTTGGGGTCATAAACTATACAAATCATATTCACATAACAACTATTCAATAGAAGAAAAAGAGAAGTGGCTGATGCAAACCAGATATTTTCTTTTTACTTATTTTTCAATATGGACTATCATATTTTTTGTATATGTTTCTAGAGATGCAGTAGAACTTCACTACATAGCTATAGCAACACAACTTGGCGTTTCAGTAGTTTCTACCACTATATTAGTATCAGAGAAAAAGCTATCTCTATTTATACTATCTTCTTCTATGCTACCAATTACAATCTATCTTATTCTTGTCGGTGAGCCTTACAGTTATCTTCTGGCAATTTTAACAATAGTTTTAGGATGGGTACTTCTGTATGCTTCGAGAAACACTTATAACTACTTACAAAAAAGTAAGTTTCAAGCCTATCATGATTACTTGACTAAACTTGGAAACAGACGCTACTTCATAGAACTACTTGAAAATGCAATAAAACTTCAAAAGAATGACCATAAGTATGTATATCTTTTACTAATTGATTTAGACCATTTTAAAACTATAAATGATACTTTAGGTCATGATGTTGGAGACTTATTACTCTGTGAAGTTGCCAACAGAATGTCTATGATTTCCAAAAAGCATGGGGCACATGTATCTAGACTTGGTGGGGATGAGTTTTGTATATTAAGTTCAACATGCAGAGATAAAGATGTATGTCTAAACAATGCAATAGCCTTTGCAAATGAACTATTAGACTCCATTAAACAGACTTATGTAATCCAAGAGCATCATATGTACATTAGTGCAAGTATCGGTGTAAGCATTATAGATAATCCAAAAATGAAAGCTGGGACTTTTATAAAAGAAGCAGATATTGCTATGTACGAAGCAAAATCTCAAGGAAGAGATGGAGTAATGATTTTTAATGATGAACTTTCTATAAGAGTTGAGAGAAAACTTGAGATAGAAAGATTTCTTCATTTTGCTCTAGAGAACAATGAAATTACTCTACAGTATCAACCTCAACTTAATTCCAATTCAGAAGTTATAGGGTGTGAAGTACTTGTTAGATGGCATAACGAGCATCTAGGTCAAGTTGGTCCTGATGAGTTTATTCCTATTGCGGAACAGACAGGTTTCATTGTAGAGTTAGGATACTTCATACTAGAAGAAGCTTTTAAAACTTTTAGCGATTGGGATAAAAAAGGAATATATTTAGAGCAACTTTCTATTAATATCAGTATGCGTCAGATGTTTCATAACACTTTTACTGATGATGTAGCCAAGTTATGTAAAAAATATCTTAATCCAAAACTAAGTTCAAAGCTAATGTTTGAGATGACAGAAACAAGTGTTGCCGAAGATATAACTAAACTGATAAACACTATGAATAAAATCAAACAGTGTGGTATTCGCTTCTCTATGGATGATTTTGGAACAGGATATTCATCTCTTAGTTACTTAAGGCAGATACCAATAGATGAGTTAAAAATAGACAAATCTTTTATATTTGAATTAGATGACACAAGTAAAAGTACAAACATGGTAAAAACTATTCTAAATATTGCTAAAAACTTGAACTTAAGTATTGTTGCTGAAGGTGTTGAAACTCAGTTGCAAAAAGAGTTTTTAATAGAAGAAAAGTGTGATATTTTACAAGGCTACCACTTTTCAAAACCAGTTGATAAACACGAGTTTGAAAAGTATGTTCAAGTCATAGAAGTTACTTAG
- a CDS encoding sensor domain-containing diguanylate cyclase: protein MSDTSILKINISIDELPDNVVIYRYEDDDFIFVDLNKSAQKTENTSKEKIIGKKLTEIFPGVKKFGLYDLLLKVNRDGGSQELDMRFYEDKRISGWRHNSIRKLSNGDLIVFYKDLNEYKSLEDETNRKTNELKSLGHILDNSNSELFIFDTDTLHFTYLNKKALKHIGYSFEEMQKMTPVDIKPEYTMSNFLRLIKRLENGETGHFVFETVHQCKNGELYNVEIRLELMTLENKKQFVVFAHDITERKKSLIQLQESEEKFRKIAETSLMGIFIYKERFIYVNEAFVDMSGYTINELYEIDPWSVVDKSQRETVRAIANRRLKGEEFPRVYSDFKVNRKDGECRIMRVMTQTIKYEDSYAGLGTIMDITDIRETEDKLKVLAQAIEQTDEMVRITDKNGVITFVNDALVAHTGYKPLELIGKKINMFKSGKHDNAFYKEMWEIILSGKTYRGVFINRKKDKNIFYEEETITPIFDSKKNIQNFVATSQDITERIEMENKLQKLATIDSLTGIYNRHKTNEEIEIQLAKAKRYDEEFALVMFDIDHFKDVNDTYGHDAGDDILKEFSDVVLKHIRESDRFGRWGGEEFMLLLPKVDKDEAIRVADKIREFVSRYPFNKLSRITVSVGASIYRENDTKESLLKRTDEALYQAKSSGRNRVIFK, encoded by the coding sequence ATGTCGGATACTTCAATATTAAAGATTAATATCTCAATAGATGAACTCCCAGATAATGTTGTGATATATCGCTATGAGGATGATGATTTTATATTTGTAGATTTGAATAAAAGTGCACAAAAAACAGAAAATACATCTAAAGAAAAAATTATTGGAAAAAAACTCACAGAAATATTTCCTGGTGTAAAAAAATTCGGTTTATATGATTTACTACTAAAAGTGAATAGAGATGGCGGCTCCCAAGAGTTAGATATGAGATTTTATGAAGATAAACGCATTAGTGGCTGGAGACATAATAGTATCAGAAAACTCAGTAATGGTGATTTGATTGTTTTTTACAAAGATTTGAACGAGTATAAATCTTTAGAAGATGAGACAAACAGAAAAACTAATGAACTAAAATCATTAGGACATATTTTAGATAATAGCAACAGTGAACTATTTATTTTTGATACCGATACTCTGCACTTTACGTATTTAAACAAAAAAGCCTTAAAGCACATCGGTTACTCTTTTGAAGAGATGCAAAAAATGACACCTGTTGACATTAAACCAGAATATACAATGAGTAATTTTTTAAGATTAATAAAGCGTTTAGAAAATGGAGAAACAGGCCATTTTGTGTTTGAGACAGTGCATCAATGTAAGAATGGTGAACTATATAATGTAGAGATACGTTTAGAACTCATGACATTAGAAAACAAAAAGCAGTTTGTAGTGTTTGCTCACGATATCACCGAGAGAAAAAAATCACTTATTCAGCTTCAAGAGAGTGAAGAAAAATTTAGAAAGATTGCAGAGACTTCTTTGATGGGTATTTTTATCTACAAGGAACGTTTTATATATGTAAATGAAGCTTTTGTAGATATGAGCGGGTATACCATAAACGAGTTATATGAAATCGATCCTTGGAGTGTTGTAGATAAGTCACAAAGAGAAACTGTACGGGCAATAGCTAATAGACGTTTAAAAGGAGAAGAATTTCCTAGAGTTTATAGTGATTTCAAAGTTAACAGAAAAGATGGTGAATGTAGAATTATGAGAGTTATGACACAAACTATTAAATATGAAGATAGTTATGCAGGTCTTGGAACAATTATGGATATTACAGATATTAGAGAAACAGAAGATAAGTTAAAAGTTTTAGCTCAAGCCATAGAGCAAACAGATGAAATGGTCAGAATTACTGATAAGAATGGAGTTATCACTTTTGTTAACGATGCCTTGGTAGCTCATACTGGATATAAACCATTGGAGTTGATAGGTAAAAAGATAAACATGTTTAAATCAGGTAAACATGATAATGCATTTTATAAAGAGATGTGGGAGATTATTTTATCAGGTAAGACATATAGAGGTGTCTTTATAAATAGAAAAAAAGATAAAAATATTTTTTATGAAGAAGAGACAATAACCCCTATCTTTGATTCCAAAAAAAATATTCAAAATTTTGTTGCAACAAGTCAAGATATTACAGAGCGTATAGAGATGGAGAATAAACTTCAAAAGTTAGCAACAATAGATAGTCTAACTGGTATTTATAATCGCCATAAAACCAATGAAGAGATAGAAATACAATTGGCAAAAGCTAAACGATATGATGAAGAGTTTGCTCTAGTTATGTTTGATATTGATCACTTTAAAGATGTTAATGATACGTATGGGCATGATGCCGGAGATGATATACTAAAGGAGTTTAGTGACGTTGTTTTAAAGCATATACGTGAGAGTGACAGGTTCGGTAGATGGGGAGGAGAGGAGTTTATGCTTCTTCTTCCTAAGGTTGACAAAGATGAAGCCATTAGAGTTGCAGATAAAATAAGAGAGTTTGTCTCAAGATATCCGTTTAATAAGCTTTCAAGGATTACAGTAAGCGTTGGGGCTAGTATATATAGAGAAAATGATACAAAAGAGAGTCTGTTAAAGCGCACGGATGAAGCTCTATATCAAGCAAAATCAAGTGGACGAAATAGAGTTATATTTAAGTAG
- a CDS encoding NYN domain-containing protein encodes MKNQHKNNIAMFIDCDNVSSKYIESIFDDLSQYGTVNIRRAYGDWKDKQLYGWENILQDYNIKPIQQFAYTKGKNATDIAMIIDIMDILYTKDLEAIVLITSDSDFTPIVTRILSDGLTVYGYGEAKTPMAFVNACSQFIYVEKLSVLLNDEAVEDISRNNKHQAITEAVTKYVGNNYDIRKDYKLINLLKQGVDVTSDEQGWADVKDMSMYIRKNSSFSQVNYGFKKMGDLIKALDLFDMEYVGDRKTQLMIRIKR; translated from the coding sequence ATGAAAAATCAGCATAAAAACAACATTGCAATGTTTATAGATTGTGATAATGTAAGTTCTAAATATATAGAAAGTATATTCGATGATTTATCTCAATACGGAACTGTAAACATTAGAAGAGCTTATGGAGATTGGAAAGATAAACAACTTTACGGCTGGGAAAATATTTTACAAGATTATAATATTAAACCTATTCAGCAGTTTGCTTACACAAAAGGCAAAAATGCAACAGATATAGCTATGATAATTGACATTATGGACATCTTGTACACAAAAGATCTTGAAGCTATTGTTCTAATAACTAGCGATAGTGATTTTACTCCTATTGTCACAAGAATATTATCTGATGGGTTAACTGTGTATGGATATGGAGAAGCAAAGACTCCCATGGCATTTGTAAATGCATGTTCACAGTTCATATATGTTGAAAAATTAAGTGTATTACTTAATGATGAAGCAGTGGAAGACATTTCTAGAAATAACAAGCATCAAGCTATTACAGAAGCTGTTACAAAATATGTTGGAAATAACTATGATATACGAAAAGACTATAAACTTATTAATTTGCTTAAACAAGGTGTTGATGTAACATCAGATGAGCAAGGATGGGCAGATGTTAAAGATATGTCTATGTATATAAGAAAAAATTCTTCTTTTTCTCAAGTTAACTATGGATTTAAAAAAATGGGCGACCTTATCAAAGCATTGGACTTATTTGATATGGAATATGTAGGAGACAGAAAAACTCAACTAATGATAAGAATAAAAAGATAA